A window from Fusarium musae strain F31 chromosome 8, whole genome shotgun sequence encodes these proteins:
- a CDS encoding hypothetical protein (EggNog:ENOG41) yields the protein MPPKKGVDAPVSDFERRRQENMASNQKILADVAVVAKKVMPAPQKKSTPTRSKTRTPAKREPAMPTRQSSRLAGLDADNDTLKRKLAVEAEHVAAKEKAKRLRVNGDLKLDDIAVEGKKYLAGVDGFKGLVRGAQPGVRTFTEDDVKETTDKDLKELRKRMGGLKLYEHWAPNDIKITPQRVYALGLHPTESKPLIFAGDKEGNMGVFDASQSAPEISDEDEDASVPDPTISAFKIHSRTITSFVFSQQDSNSVYTSSYDSSIRRLDLNKEESYQVWAPSDPNEDLPISALDMAELSPHVLYFSTLEGGVGQYDTRTSDDAEIWTLSDQKIGGFSLHPLQPHLLATASLDRTLKIWDLRKITGKGDLRHPALLGEHGSRLSVSHASWSPGGHIATSSYDDTIKIYNFPDASSWKPGQDVSVEPTHQVRHNNQTGRWVTILKPQWQKRPHDGIQKFVIGNMNRFVDVFASDGSQLAQLDGEGITAVPAVAHFHPSRDWVAGATSSGKLCFWQ from the exons ATGCCTCCTAAGAAGGGCGTCGACGCGCCCGTGAGCGACTTCGAGCGCAGGCGACAAGAGAATATGGCCTCAAACCAGAAGATTCTAGCCGATGTCGCCGTAGTCGCTAAGAAAGTTATGCCGGCACCCCAAAAGAAGTCAACGCCAACCCGATCGAAGACCCGGACTCCTGCGAAACGGGAGCCTGCAATGCCGACTCGGCAGTCCTCACGACTTGCTGGTCTCGATGCAGACAATGATACCTTAAAGAGAAAACTAGCTGTCGAGGCCGAACACGTCGCGGCGAAAGAGAAGGCTAAAAGGTTGAGAGTAAATGGTGACCTAAAACTCGACGATATTGCTGTCGAAGGCAAGAAGTATCTCGCTGGTGTAGACGGGTTTAAGGGTCTTGTCCGTGGTGCGCAGCCCGGAGTTCGAACGTTCACGGAGGACGATGTTAAGGAAACCACCGACAAGGATTTGAAGGAGCTGCGAAAGCGCATGGGTGGTTTGAAGTTATACGAGCACTGGGCCCCCAATG ACATCAAGATCACACCCCAACGAGTCTATGCTCTTGGCCTTCATCCCACCGAATCGAAGCCTCTTATCTTTGCTGGCGACAAAGAAGGCAACATGGGCGTGTTTGACGCTTCGCAGTCTGCTCCTGAAATaagcgatgaagacgaagatgcgTCTGTGCCTGATCCTACCATTTCTGCTTTCAAGATACACAGTCGCACGATCACTTCCTTCGTCTTCTCTCAGCAGGACAGCAACTCTGTTTACACATCTTCGTACGACTCGTCAATCCGCCGACTAGActtgaacaaagaagagTCCTACCAGGTGTGGGCACCGTCGGATCCCAATGAGGATCTCCCCATCTCAGCTCTTGACATGGCAGAGTTGAGCCCCCATGTGTTGTACTTTTCTACACTTGAAGGCGGTGTCGGTCAGTATGACACAAGAACCTCCGATGACGCTGAAATCTGGACGCTTTCGGACCAGAAGATTGGTGGATTCTCTTTGCATCCTCTCCAGCCTCACTTGCTCGCGACTGCATCATTAGACCGCACACTTAAGATTTGGGATCTTCGCAAGATCACTGGCAAAGGGGACCTACGGCACCCTGCCCTACTTGGAGAGCATGGCTCGAGACTGTCTGTGTCGCACGCATCTTGGAGTCCTGGCGGCCATATTGCTACTAGCTCTTATGACGATACTATCAAGATCTACAACTTCCCTGACGCTTCGTCCTGGAAGCCTGGCCAGGACGTCAGCGTCGAACCTACCCATCAAGTACGCCACAACAACCAGACTGGTCGTTGGGTGACCATTCTCAAGCCTCAATGGCAGAAGCGGCCTCATGATGGGATCCAGAAGTTTGTCATTGGCAACATGAATCGTTTTGTGGATGTTTTTGCTTCAGACGGCAGCCAACTAGCTCAGCTTGATGGGGAGGGTATCACTGCAGTACCAGCCGTCGCACACTTCCACCCGTCTCGCGATTGGGTCGCTGGTGCAACATCCAGTGGAAAGCTTTGTTTCTGGCAGTGA
- a CDS encoding hypothetical protein (EggNog:ENOG41) has protein sequence MSRNLLPFLYQTRTLQLACRRPASIIFTQRAGLATSTRRLRKVDNSEIPFEFDDEETTSANETEIERQGTLTPTETEIFKGIFDDIAQGRLAKNKKRSQFGQTQPTSSAPNQEQPDAARGGNTLVEKAHNSNFSDDFLKRYPASLRRAAENALGKFELAPKRPNLYSLTELDQAEKKQMREWAKYEQIREKEKKRVQDLMKACKTDTELWNVMEEEVFSLPGKLGIVEKETKVKRGRKSKEQIAKEEAEKLEAEKTEKTEGEKPVMDIQGHLYPQYLIYGLELFDTAFARSSILAFNILPRVKELGLSSYVLGVSTTFFIKLAEIHWKRYGDATSAFDALDEMKPVGLFPNEQLGDLEELIGQISDHLHSCTWGAQGPFVMAMMQAPPYDASLMSRLGRMKGLIAKKHFYNEREGRSEDRTDRSRL, from the coding sequence ATGTCTCGAAATCTTTTACCGTTCTTATATCAAACAAGGACACTACAACTGGCTTGTAGACGCCCTGCCAGCATTATTTTCACTCAGAGGGCTGGATTGGCGACTTCAACAAGACGACTTAGAAAAGTAGACAATTCTGAAATTCCTTTCGAGTTTGACGACGAGGAGACAACAAGTGCAAACGAAACCGAGATTGAACGACAAGGAACGTTAACGCCGACGGAAACGGAAATTTTCAAAGGAATTTTCGATGATATTGCTCAAGGCCGCTTAGCCAAAAACAAAAAGCGTTCTCAATTTGGCCAAACTCAACCTACAAGTTCAGCACCAAATCAAGAACAACCAGACGCGGCGCGCGGAGGAAACACACTTGTCGAAAAAGCCCATAATTCGAATTTCAGCGATGACTTCCTCAAGCGTTACCCAGCATCCCTTCGAAGAGCTGCCGAGAACGCTCTGGGCAAATTCGAACTTGCACCAAAACGCCCTAATCTTTACAGCTTGACTGAGCTTGACCAggcggagaagaagcagatgcgTGAATGGGCAAAGTACGAACAGATcagggagaaagagaagaagagagtgcAGGATCTTATGAAGGCCTGTAAGACGGACACTGAGCTTTGGAATGTcatggaggaagaagttTTCTCCTTACCTGGAAAGCTAGGTATTGTCGAGAAAGAAACAAAGGTCAAGAGGGGTCGGAAGTCCAAGGAGCAAATCGCGAAGGAGGAAgctgagaagttggaggccGAGAAAACAGAGAAGACAGAAGGGGAAAAGCCTGTTATGGATATCCAGGGGCATCTGTACCCTCAGTATCTAATCTACGGGCTCGAGCTCTTCGACACCGCATTTGCGAGATCATCTATCCTCGCATTCAATATCCTCCCACGAGTTAAAGAACTCGGCCTCTCCTCCTATGTTCTTGGCGTCTCCACCACCTTTTTCATCAAACTCGCCGAAATCCACTGGAAGCGCTACGGCGATGCTACGTCAGCCTTTGACGCACTTGACGAGATGAAGCCAGTTGGTTTGTTCCCGAATGAACAGCTGGGTGACCTCGAGGAATTGATTGGGCAGATCTCAGATCACCTGCACAGCTGCACCTGGGGTGCTCAGGGGCCTTTTGTTATGGCTATGATGCAGGCTCCGCCCTATGATGCCAGCCTTATGAGTCGCCTGGGACGCATGAAGGGTTTGATTGCGAAGAAGCACTTTTACAATGAGAGAGAAGGTCGATCCGAGGACCGCACAGATCGATCTAGGCTTTGA
- a CDS encoding hypothetical protein (EggNog:ENOG41), whose protein sequence is MGSFLSRHEFPVEGRTVLITGGSRGLGLAAARQLSSKGANVAIVARDTTVLEEALTQVEASAQTSSQRFFSLAANVTTASECSRVIAEVTAWNDDSPPDIVWCCSGSAHPTLFVDTPVEQLQTMMDSNYFSSAYMAHATLNAWLRPAIDSTAKKTTEVKAPPSRHIIFTGSFVSLYSFAGFTPYSPSKAAIRSLSDSLSQEMNLYAGAHPNEPRVRIHTVFPATMPTKSLDDENKVKTDVTKALEEGDQILTPDECARRAIAGLERGEELIATSTIIRLVMTTVMGGAIRGGFWMGLANTLLSWAVVIVMVFIRWDMDVKVRNWGKKHGSSGMVSKDK, encoded by the exons ATGGGCTCATTCTTGTCTCGGCACGAGTTCCCTGTTGAGGGTAGA ACAGTCCTAATTACAGGCGGTTCCAGAGGTCTCGGCCTAGCAGCAGCGCGCCAACTCTCCTCCAAAGGGGCGAACGTCGCTATAGTCGCCCGAGACACAACCGTCTTGGAAGAAGCTCTCACTCAAGTCGAAGCATCTGCCCAAACTTCATCTCAGCGTTTCTTCTCACTCGCAGCGAACGTCACCACAGCGTCAGAATGCTCTCGTGTGATTGCAGAAGTCACCGCCTGGAACGATGACAGCCCGCCGGATATCGTCTGGTGTTGTAGTGGAAGTGCGCATCCGACGTTGTTCGTTGACACACCGGTTGAGCAGCTTCAGACTATGATGGACAGTAACTATTTCTCGAGTGCGTACATGGCCCATGCTACACTCAATGCGTGGCTGAGGCCTGCTATCGACAGTACCGCGAAGAAGACCACAGAAGTCAAGGCACCGCCGTCTCGTCACATCATATTCACAGGCTCTTTTGTTTCGTTATACAGTTTTGCAGGTTTCACGCCTTACTCGCCCTCCAAAGCGGCCATCCGATCACTATCAGACTCTCTTTCACAGGAGATGAACCTATACGCAGGTGCTCATCCGAATGAGCCTCGCGTGCGCATCCACACTGTCTTCCCAGCCACAATGCCAACCAAGTCACTGGACGATgagaacaaggtcaagacagATGTTACAAAAGCGCTTGAGGAGGGTGACCAGATCCTCACACCAGATGAATGTGCTCGTCGTGCAATTGCGGGGTTAGAGAGGGGCGAAGAGCTTATCGCAACGAGCACTATTATTAGGCTCGTCATGACTACGGTCATGGGCGGTGCTATACGTGGTGGATTTTGGATGGGCTTGGCGAATACGTTGCTGAGCTGGGCTGTGGTGATTGTTATGGTGTTTATTCGGTGGGATATGGATGTCAAGGTCAGGAATTGGGGAAAGAAGCATGGATCGAGCGGTATGGTATCCAAGGATAAGTGA
- a CDS encoding hypothetical protein (EggNog:ENOG41) — MDPLSIIASIAGIASAGAQLSNTLFKLYKTVKNAPKEIQSVAIEMSGLTSTLEHLHDIIKSGQSYAKPQFCEAVRHVVKNIRMTQQEIDKMVADESMLRRVKWLRAARLLSDIEKHKVTLTLQIAILSAAVLVKSTNGRLSIQGRVENRFKAQAESLVLAGQASFQNDESEPIPDPPQERAPSPPVRTNKRLPSPVRESEIPGHVRTEELYGQSKNSEDNAFLSPSDKEEVRSALALSVKDPIRSERRYTVPAIEDEDGENISSEDEERVSRRRRRSGFDPLSGSSIAQFGPDFHRRGDAATFLYNLVFLNEIPGKGAPGHNSHLRDTGGNEKIEVRYRHRHPDPAYDNDYFDDENIGDLRERVRFKDPKPQEPGRIVNRLLLAWTSLSESEVEKGKPDNQPDKTKAFGASDSSDSEESLYEPENPEKYWRREARAARNGSPREETKYNGKPEFDPRGRKILRPTQAWDAPFGYTNAPPRNNGSSPISEEPTMPYPTGGYFQPYGQARNPFAPSDGSSAQPNWMPEASNFSHRYPFPPPPRPPSGETYWPPPTQSHNPTMEKKPVKSKFHKPAFVVLPQTDSADYEARPITPKLHLTSVSLGIMRQGDEPIWDCDAFMSEKGCPGKAVMGALIGDKSARNPHGLDLAHTLMKGRSTKLVYIRGNAKETDERAMKEEYVAIGEEWASFEALQQLGMVVRRREEGRVLLDPSTTWASCLFKNFGASLLTWGSQ; from the exons ATGGACCCTCTATCAATTATAGCCAGTATCGCTGGCATAGCGTCAGCCGGCGCCCAACTGTCAAACACTCTTTTCAAGCTTTACAAGACAGTAAAGAATGCACCCAAGGAGATCCAATCGGTTGCCATTGAGATGTCTGGCTTGACTTCCACTCTCGAGCACTTACacgacatcatcaaatcCGGGCAATCGTATGCAAAACCGCAGTTTTGCGAAGCTGTTCGGCATGTTGTCAAGAACATCCGGATGACGCAGCAAGAGATTGACAAGATGGTGGCTGATGAAAGTATGCTACGAAGGGTTAAATGGCTCAGGGCTGCAAGGCTGCTATCGGATATTGAAAAGCATAAGGTCACATTGACTTTGCAAATTGCCATTCTTTCAGCGGCTGTTCTGGTCAAGTCCACTAATGG CCGTTTATCTATACAAGGGAGAGTGGAAAACAGATTCAAGGCCCAAGCCGAGAGTCTTGTCCTGGCTGGTCAAGCTTCGTTCCAGAATGATGAATCGGAGCCAATTCCAGATCCTCCTCAAGAAAGAGCACCGAGTCCACCAGTCCGCACAAACAAAAGATTACCAAGCCCCGTGCGTGAATCTGAGATTCCCGGACACGTAAGAACAGAGGAACTCTACGGTCAAAGCAAGAATTCAGAAGACAACGCATTTCTTTCTCCAAGCGACAAAGAAGAGGTCCGCTCAGCACTTGCGCTAAGTGTGAAAGATCCAATACGTTCAGAAAGACGTTATACTGTTCCTgcgattgaagatgaagatggagaaaacATCTCTtccgaagacgaagaaaggGTGTCCCGACGTCGCAGAAGGTCGGGGTTTGATCCACTGTCCGGTAGCAGCATCGCGCAATTTGGACCTGATTTCCACAGACGCGGCGATGCAGCTACGTTTCTATATAATCTTGTTTTTCTCAACGAGATACCAGGTAAAGGAGCACCAGGACATAACTCACATCTCAGAGACACCGGAGGCAACGAAAAGATAGAAGTGCGGTACCGACATCGACATCCAGATCCAGCGTATGACAATGACTACTTTGACGATGAAAACATTGGCGATCTCCGGGAGAGAGTGAGATTCAAAGACCCCAAGCCTCAAGAACCAGGAAGGATTGTCAATCGACTTCTTCTGGCTTGGACATCATTGAGCGAAagcgaggttgagaagggGAAACCAGATAATCAGCCCGATAAGACCAAGGCATTTGGAGCGAGTGACAGCTCCGACAGTGAAGAGTCGCTCTACGAGCCCGAGAACCCAGAGAAATACTGGAGAAGA GAAGCAAGAGCAGCTCGCAATGGGTCCCCAAGAGAAGAAACCAAGTACAATGGTAAGCCTGAGTTTGATCCTCGTGGTCGTAAGATACTCAGACCAACGCAAGCTTGGGATGCTCCCTTTGGATATACGAATGCACCCCCTCGAAATAATGGCTCTTCACCAATATCAGAAGAACCAACTATGCCGTACCCAACTGGTGGCTACTTTCAGCCATACGGTCAGGCTCGAAATCCTTTTGCACCGTCTGACGGATCTTCGGCTCAGCCAAACTGGATGCCTGAAGCATCAAACTTCTCTCATAGATATCCTttcccaccaccaccacgaccACCATCAGGAGAGACATACTGGCCCCCACCAACCCAGTCACACAACCCGACCATGGAGAAAAAACCAGTGAAATCAAAGTTCCATAAACCTGCTTTTGTTGTTCTGCCACAAACGGACTCTGCAGACTATGAGGCTCGGCCTATAACTCCCAAGCTTCACCTTACGTCTGTTAGCTTAGGTATCATGAGGCAAGGAGATGAGCCAATCTGGGACTGCGATGCTTTCATGTCTGAAAAAGGTTGTCCTGGGAAAGCGGTTATGGGTGCACTTATTGGCGATAAATCCGCTAGAAATCCTCACGGATTAGATCTAGCGCATACGCTGATGAAAGGAAGAAGTACGAAGCTTGTGTATATCCGAGGAAATG CAAAAGAGACCGATGAGAGAGCCATGAAGGAGGAGTACGTTGCTATCGGAGAAGAATGGGCCAGCTTCGAAGCTTTACAACAACTCGGGATGGttgtcagaagaagagaagagggacgTGTCCTCTTGGACCCTAGCACAACGTGGGCAAGTTGTCTCTTTAAGAACTTTGGGGCCTCATTGCTAACTTGGGGAAGTCAATGA